CTCACCTTTATGTCCGATGATAATTCCTTTTTGGGTATCTCTTTCTACATAAATAATAGAATCTATGAAGATAATCCCTTCTTTTTCCTTAAACATTTCCGTTACCACTTCTACAGAATAAGGAATCTCTTTCTCGTAATTTAAAAGAATTTTCTCTCTGATAGCTTCGTTTACAAAGAAACGCTCCGGTTTGTCGGTATACATATCTTTATCGTAGTATGCCGGACTTTCGGGTAACATTGATTTTAATTTCGGTAGAATAATGTCAAGGTTGAAAGCATTTAACGCAGAAATAGGAAGAATTTCAGCTTTAGGAATTCTCTCGTGCCATTCAGTCGCAATTTTTTCAAGGCCTTCTTGGTTGGTTTGATCAATTTTATTTAATAATAATAAAACCGGTACCGGAATTTTATTTAGTTTATCAATTAAAAATTCTGAGGGTTCTGCTTTATCGGTAACATCTACAATAAAAAGAAAAACGTCTGCATCTTGTAAAGAATCTTTTACAAAATCCATCATTTTTTCCTGCAAACCGTATTTTGGGTCTAAAACTCCCGGAGTGTCAGAAAATACAATCTGCAAGTCTTCTTCATTATAAATTCCAAAAATTCTATGTCGGGTTGTCTGAGCCTTTTGTGTAACAATAGCCAGCTTCTCTCCCATCAATTGATTAAGAAGGGTAGATTTTCCGGCATTTGGCTTTCCAA
The sequence above is a segment of the Chryseobacterium turcicum genome. Coding sequences within it:
- the era gene encoding GTPase Era, with amino-acid sequence MHKAGFVNIVGKPNAGKSTLLNQLMGEKLAIVTQKAQTTRHRIFGIYNEEDLQIVFSDTPGVLDPKYGLQEKMMDFVKDSLQDADVFLFIVDVTDKAEPSEFLIDKLNKIPVPVLLLLNKIDQTNQEGLEKIATEWHERIPKAEILPISALNAFNLDIILPKLKSMLPESPAYYDKDMYTDKPERFFVNEAIREKILLNYEKEIPYSVEVVTEMFKEKEGIIFIDSIIYVERDTQKGIIIGHKGEAIKKVGTEARIDLEKFFSKKIHLNLFVKVKKDWRKNDRDLKNFGYR